Proteins co-encoded in one Capsicum annuum cultivar UCD-10X-F1 chromosome 9, UCD10Xv1.1, whole genome shotgun sequence genomic window:
- the LOC107843188 gene encoding protein PSK SIMULATOR 3: MMGVETVTESFFNLWRSSRKSSASEPERKNAIGILSFEIATLMSKVVNLWQCLSERRIDKLREEILSSLGIQKLVAEDDEYLMDLAVAEIIDNLGCLTKSLATLGKRCADPAYHNLERIFEDPVEIELNGCAWRYRLKKMERKVKKMERFVAATTQLYQELEVLTELEQTLRRMQAGASSGQMKLLEFRQKVIWQREEVKNLREMSPWVRTYDYTVRLLLRAIFTIIMRIKYLFGTNQTEVAGGSNHFEGIDNGYLDRSRSISALTLSLVYPSENNTSESYLGSLGRSFSSLGLSGNKDRPTNRKSLARQSSVFCGKPPQPRSRRFANVGPFKGCINSGTDSPVLESCMPSSSDISKSDDSFQKDTDKFEDPNPVPASSNGIILTKASLFNFKRKLLIAPQDTLGHAALTLKYANIIILIEKLASAPHLISLDARDDLYNMLPASIRHSLRLRLKVFAKSFTSSVYDTALASEWSLALGRILEWLSPLAHNTIRWHSERNFEKQRLVYGANVLLVQTLYFANQTRTEAAVIELLMGLNYLSRFGREVSAKPLMESSCGRASSEYFLHKDNNASSYQMYHD; encoded by the coding sequence ATGATGGGAGTTGAGACAGTGACGGagtcattttttaatttatggaGAAGCTCGCGGAAGAGCTCTGCATCAGAGCCCGAGAGGAAGAATGCGATTGGAATTCTTTCATTTGAAATTGCAACGTTGATGTCTAAGGTGGTTAACTTGTGGCAGTGTTTAAGTGAAAGGCGAATTGACAAGTTAAGAGAAGAAATCTTGAGTTCACTTGGCATTCAGAAGCTTGTTGCTGAAGATGACGAATATCTTATGGATCTTGCTGTTGCGGAGATCATCGACAATTTGGGATGTCTGACGAAATCGTTGGCTACGCTTGGTAAGAGGTGTGCTGATCCAGCTTATCACAATCTTGAACGAATTTTTGAAGATCCAGTCGAAATTGAACTCAATGGATGTGCATGGAGATATAGGCTTAAGAAAATGGAgcggaaagttaagaaaatggagaGATTTGTTGCAGCCACGACTCAATTGTATCAGGAGCTTGAAGTGCTCACGGAGCTTGAGCAAACGTTGAGGCGGATGCAGGCTGGTGCTAGTTCAGGTCAGATGAAATTGCTCGAATTTAGGCAAAAGGTTATATGGCAACGCGAGGAAGTGAAGAATCTGAGAGAAATGTCTCCTTGGGTTAGAACATATGACTATACTGTTCGTCTTTTGCTTCGAGCTATTTTCACGATAATCATGAGGATCAAGTACCTATTCGGCACAAATCAGACGGAAGTTGCTGGAGGAAGCAACCATTTTGAGGGCATCGATAATGGCTATCTTGATCGTAGCCGGTCCATCTCTGCTCTCACTCTGTCCTTGGTTTATCCGTCTGAAAATAACACGTCGGAATCTTATTTAGGTTCTCTAGGCAGGTCATTTTCAAGCCTTGGGCTAAGTGGAAATAAAGATAGACCAACTAATAGAAAATCTCTTGCTCGGCAGTCATCTGTCTTTTGCGGAAAGCCACCACAACCGAGATCCAGACGGTTTGCTAATGTTGGACCTTTTAAAGGATGCATAAACAGCGGTACCGATTCACCTGTGCTCGAGAGTTGCATGCCTTCCAGCAGCGACATTTCAAAGTCGGATGACAGTTTTCAAAAAGATACCGACAAGTTTGAAGACCCGAATCCTGTTCCTGCCTCCTCCAACGGCATAATCTTGACGAAAGCTTCTCTTTTCAATTTCAAGCGTAAGCTGTTAATCGCTCCTCAAGATACTCTCGGACATGCTGCTTTGACACTCAAGTACGCTAACATCATCATACTTATAGAGAAACTCGCCTCAGCACCACACTTAATCAGTCTTGATGCAAGAGATGATCTATACAACATGTTGCCTGCTAGTATCAGACACTCACTGAGGTTGAGGTTGAAAGTATTCGCGAAATCATTTACTTCTTCTGTTTACGATACTGCTCTTGCATCGGAATGGAGTTTGGCACTCGGAAGGATATTAGAATGGCTGTCTCCACTCGCTCATAACACGATAAGGTGGCATTCTGAACGCAACTTTGAGAAACAACGACTGGTTTATGGGGCCAACGTGCTTCTCGTCCAGACCCTCTACTTTGCAAACCAAACCAGAACTGAAGCAGCAGTCATCGAGCTTCTCATGGGTCTGAATTACCTTTCAAGATTCGGTAGAGAAGTTAGCGCGAAACCATTGATGGAGTCATCTTGCGGTCGAGCTAGTAGTGAGTATTTTCTACACAAGGATAATAACGCGAGCTCGTACCAAATGTATCACGATTAA